In one window of Candidatus Afararchaeum irisae DNA:
- the hisG gene encoding ATP phosphoribosyltransferase, with translation MRIAIPNKGRLHEPTVELLEKAGLQIQNGADRKLYAKTVDPDITVIYARASDIPEYVRDGAADIGITGLDQERESRTNLEALLDLGYGDCRLVLASPEEGDIDSVEDLEGKKVATEFPNVTEDYFDDKGVDVELVEVSGATELTPHVGMADGIVDITSTGTTLEVNRLGIIDEVLKSSVKLFARPDSADDPKVQEVENAVRSVIQAEGKRYIMMNVPDDSLEDVEEVIPGLGGPTVMEVEGEEGMVAVHAVVDESEIYETINLVKQEGAQDVLVVPIERMVR, from the coding sequence ATGAGAATTGCGATTCCCAACAAGGGACGCCTCCACGAGCCGACCGTCGAGCTTCTGGAGAAGGCGGGTCTCCAGATACAGAACGGAGCCGACAGGAAGCTCTATGCGAAGACGGTCGATCCCGATATCACGGTTATATACGCGAGGGCGAGCGACATACCCGAGTACGTCAGAGACGGTGCCGCCGACATAGGAATTACGGGACTCGACCAGGAACGTGAGTCACGCACTAACCTCGAAGCTCTTCTCGATCTCGGATACGGAGACTGCCGTCTAGTACTCGCCTCGCCCGAGGAAGGAGACATAGACTCCGTCGAGGATCTCGAAGGAAAGAAGGTCGCGACCGAGTTCCCGAACGTCACCGAGGACTACTTCGACGACAAGGGCGTCGACGTCGAACTCGTAGAGGTCAGCGGTGCGACAGAGCTCACACCTCACGTCGGGATGGCGGACGGTATAGTCGACATCACGAGCACCGGAACGACCTTAGAGGTCAACCGTCTCGGGATAATAGACGAGGTTCTCAAGTCGAGCGTCAAGCTCTTCGCGCGTCCCGACTCCGCCGACGACCCCAAGGTTCAGGAGGTCGAGAACGCGGTACGGAGCGTAATTCAGGCTGAGGGCAAGAGGTACATAATGATGAATGTCCCCGACGACTCACTCGAAGACGTCGAGGAGGTCATACCCGGGCTCGGAGGACCCACTGTCATGGAGGTCGAAGGAGAGGAAGGGATGGTGGCTGTCCACGCAGTCGTCGACGAGTCGGAGATCTACGAGACGATCAACCTCGTCAAACAGGAGGGCGCACAGGACGTACTCGTCGTGCCGATAGAGAGAATGGTGCGGTAG
- the tpiA gene encoding triose-phosphate isomerase, producing the protein MFLIVNLKTYAAGTGEKAREIGEAAVEVADETGARVVVSPQPSDIHRVAETGCETFAEHVDPVEPGSNTGSILAEGVAEAGATGTLINHSENRLKLADIDGSLRAAEREDLETVVCANNPRQSGAASVLEPDYVAVEPPELIGTGTPVSQADPGVVRDAAEAVEEHSDADLLCGAGISSGEDVEAALELGAEGVLVASGVVKADDPKEAMLDLVTGA; encoded by the coding sequence AGGCAGCCGTCGAAGTCGCCGACGAGACCGGAGCACGTGTCGTCGTCTCGCCACAGCCCTCCGACATACACAGGGTCGCCGAGACGGGATGTGAGACATTCGCCGAACACGTCGACCCCGTAGAGCCCGGGAGTAACACGGGAAGCATCCTAGCCGAAGGCGTCGCCGAGGCGGGAGCGACAGGAACCCTTATCAACCACTCGGAAAACCGTCTCAAGCTCGCCGACATAGACGGCTCGTTGAGAGCCGCCGAAAGAGAGGACTTAGAAACAGTCGTCTGTGCGAACAATCCGAGACAGTCGGGCGCGGCTTCGGTTCTCGAACCCGACTACGTCGCAGTCGAACCGCCCGAACTCATAGGAACGGGTACACCGGTTAGTCAGGCTGATCCCGGCGTTGTGAGGGACGCCGCCGAGGCGGTCGAGGAACACTCCGACGCCGATCTCCTGTGTGGCGCGGGTATATCTTCGGGAGAAGACGTCGAGGCAGCTCTCGAACTCGGTGCTGAGGGCGTCCTAGTCGCGAGCGGAGTCGTGAAGGCGGACGACCCGAAGGAAGCTATGTTAGACCTCGTGACGGGTGCTTAG